From the genome of Platichthys flesus chromosome 10, fPlaFle2.1, whole genome shotgun sequence:
caaacaaCTGCAGCGCCAATATACTGCGTCACTTCCGCCCTGAGACCTTCAGAGTTAAAGCACGGCGCTAATCAGCTTCAAGATATTAAAGATGCACCCGCTGAAGATGGAGATAAATGATCATCAATATAGTGAAGACcatttctaatttattttacaaaaacattaagACGATCAAAAAGGTCATCTTGATGGTTTTATacgacttttatttttttctctcaacaGTAGAGAGAAACTTCTAGTGTGCCAACGTTGGACTTGCACTTTGCAATGAATGTCTAAGTCCAACATTGGCAACTGTTCTTTTCAGCCATAATGTTTACACACAAATCATTGTTCCAGCTCgacatatttgtttttacagaggCCTCATAAATGTCACCAGAGAATGAACAGAGGCTAAAAAGAAGGTGTGCCTTGTATCAGTAGAGATACAATTGGTTCTACAGCAGAATCCTCAACACTGACATCACAAAAGACATATTTACAACCGAAAACACAAAGCCATGTTGATCATAATGTCCACTAGTTGACGGTAATTTCTTTGTAGAATCAGTGAGCTATTCTTACTCTTGTTTGAAGCTTTTGTTGGCGAAGCAGGCCGTGCAGCtatttcaaatttgaatttTCTCTGATTACCAGTGTAGACCTTGCACAGGGGTTGTGCAAGTCTAGGCTGCATGAGTGTATGCTAGGGACCATAACTTCATTTATCGTTGTCTTTTGTTCCGCATTGGGTTGTGCAACAGAGATGTGTGCATGTTGATCATTTTCTAATTCTGAACAACTCAGAGTAGATTGTGCAATAAGGACATCGCTTTTTGAAATACCACTGAGGACATATCCTGTTGGTCATGTCCTCAGTGTCTGTAAAGTATTTTTAATATCTTATCTTAAAGTTCTTCACCGGTAAGaaacataacaacaaacaaatggttgCCATATCTATATTCACATTGAAATTGTGTACATTTTTATGCACTTTGCACTGCCATCGTATAATTTAACTTGTAAAATTTGTTTCTATTCAATTGGAGACAGAATGCCTTTATTGCCAAGCTATGCATACAACAAAATTAGAAGTAATACTTCTCTGGGTTCAGTAAAACccaaacaatcacacaacaGCATCAAGATTAAGATgatgattaagatgcatttatcaaacaaacagaataaatatataaatacactgaTAAAAATGAACTtgcattaaatacaaaaaaaattgcttCTTTCTAATCCTTGATTTTCGCAGTTATCTTTTTGCAAAAAAGGGGAGCAGTCCTTATAGCATAGCACTCCACAATTATTGTGTGTAAGACAcatacatattttaatttcttaaatcCATTCAATGTGCAAATTCAGTCCTGTGAATAAAAcgtattatcattattatttatgttgttgttgctttcattagtattattatttggATCATAATTACAATTATTGTTAATTTCGTTATTATTAtcgttgctgttgttgttgtttgtgtgattttctgTATATAAGCTGTTGTTGGTGTTATTATTAGAGGGATTTTCTGTATATAACttgacaattattattattattcctgctgttgttgttaGTGTGAATTTATGTAAATAACctggtgttgttgttattattgttgatgTTAGTGTTATTCTATGTATATTacttggtgttgttgttgttattattgttgttgttagtgTGATTATCTGTATATAACTAGGTGTTGtggttgttattattgttgttgttagtgGGATTCTCTGTATATAGCGTGGTGTTGTATAGTCCATGTCCTCTACGTGCAGCAGCAGTCACAGAAGCCTCGACACTACAGGGATGATGTCATGTTTTCGAGTACGCAACCTACAACATCCGGGTCCTGCCTCAGCGACGCTTTGCTCCTGcgaagctaacgttagctagcgaGCTGTCAAGCTGTCAAGTGGAGAGGCTGGGACAGACGTTTCAGCTTCCCCTCCCCGACTCGGCCACTCAAAGCTCCGGCCCTCAGATTTACATGAGGATCTGTTAGAACATACTTCAGGTCGCCAGCTGAGATAATGTAATGCAACACGGGCGCACGACTCTGCACTGAGACCATTTCTATGCACTGAGTCTCGAGTGACGATTGCTCATCGCTAGCTAACTGGCTAGCTAGCCTAGCTAACCCGCCGCGAACCTCCCCCTCCCGTTTCGTCGGTGTAACCTCTCCGGTGTGAACCTCGGCCGGTCAGTCCTGCTCGCAGCCGCAGCTCCGGTTTCTGCCAACCACTATTTTGGAAATTTGGTAAGTGATTGAAATGTTTACTCTCACGCCAGCAGCTGTAGGGTAACGCTTGGCAGTTAGCTACCCGAGCTAAGTTAGCAGGTAGCCGTTGAACGTTATCAAGGCCGAGGGCTCTCCTTGCCTCAGCGTTACGTTAGCAGAGCAGGGCAGAGGGAGGCCTGTCAAAGTTAGCTGTGAGGGACAAGGGTCAAGGCCCGCAACTAGGCAAAggctttttgtttatttgggtTGCGGTGAGGACTTGGTACCGAGCTAAGTTTACACGATAATCCAACAACAGACGCTGTCATTACAGAGCAGGTACACGCTGTGAATGAGCTCCACACGACGATAGATTCGCTGCTGTGTTCGTCAGATCTCctgaaattgtgttgtgtttattgagTTACTGGTCGGCCGGTTAACTGGCGTTAGCTCTGCAGGCATGCAACGACAGCTTTAACTATCACCTCGACCGGCCAGAACGATGAGGTGTTCTGCACTGCAAAGGTCAGAGAGGTGCTGGCCAGCGGTGTATTATGTGTAGGTACAGTACAGTCAAATTACTAAATACGCGTGGGTACATCTCACGAAAAACTTGATGAGCCTGTGGTTTAAGGGCGTTTCAGTTTGATCCACAGCAGTGTTCCTAATATGTACCAAAAATGTGTTCACAGGTCTACTATTTTTAGACCAGAGCAAGGGCCTGAACTCAGCTCAGAGATGCCAGTATTTCTCTACAAATTGATGGATGTGATATTTTGTACATTTAccaatgaatataaataaaacaacacctatataaaaaaattgacataCGTTATATGTATGGTTAAATATTAGAAAATGATTCAGATTTCCCCCTTGCAGCTTTGCTTAATAATATGATAACAAACCGAATATTGCCTCATTGTTCATTAAACACTACATTTCTGTTCTATGTTATAATTCgatttctctcttttaatttgttttacaggTTTTAAGAGGAACACAATGGGTGCATTTCTGGACAAACCAAAGATGGAAAAGTACAATTCCCATGGTGAGGGTAACCACCTGAGGTATGGGCTGAGCAGCATGCAAGGTTGGCGGGTAGAGATGGAGGATGCACACACATCAGTAATTGGTCTGCCCCATGGTCTTGACCTCTGGTCATTCTTTGCCGTTTACGATGGGCATGCTGGCTCTCAGGTGGCCAAGTACTGCTGTGAGCACCTGTTGGAGCACATCACCAGCAACTCAGACTTCCAGAGTGCTCTGCAGGCGGACACCTCTGTAGATAGCGTGAAAACCGGGATCCGCACAGGATTCCTGCAGATTGACGAACACATGCGAACCATCTCTGAGAAGAAGCACGGCGTGGACCGCAGTGGCTCCACTGCTGTGGGAGTGATGCTTTCTCCAAGCCATACCTACTTTATCAACTGTGGCGACTCGCGGGGGATCCTCAGCCGGGGTGGAGCTGTGCACTTCTTTACACAAGATCACAAACCCAGCAACCCTCTGGAGAAGGAAAGGATCCAGAACGCCGGTGGCTCAGTCATGATCCAGCGAGTTAATGGGTCCTTAGCAGTCTCTCGGGCTCTTGGAGACTTCGACTACAAGTGTGTGCATGGAAAAGGCCCGACAGAGCAGCTGGTTTCTCCTGAGCCTGAAGTTTATGCAATAGAAAGATGTGAAGGGGAAGATGAATTCATTATACTCGCTTGTGATGGCATCTGGGATGTCATGGCCAATGAGGAACTCTGCGACTTCGTCCGGTCAAGGCTAGAGGTGACAGATGATCTTGAAAGAGTCAGCAATGAAATTGTTGACACCTGCTTGTATAAGGTACAGTGTGTCCACATATCCTACTTAACAATTTGTTACACACTCTTCTAATTTTTTCTTCGGGTTGATTTACttgacatctgtgtttgttcttcATTTTCAACAGGGAAGCCGGGACAATATGAGTGTTGTGATAATCTGCTTTCCCGGAGCCCCAAAGGTATCTCCAGAAGCAGTGAAACGAGAGGCTGAGCTGGATAAATACCTGGAAGCCAGAGTGGAAGGTAAAGGAGAAACATTATATTTGTCTATGGCGACCACAATTAATATGCCTTATATTGATTGCTGAATAATGCTTTAATATATGTAATCTATTAGGAACATTAGCAAAAAGAGCCAAGAATTATCCTAAAATCTGTCTTAAGAAAATAGTTTTCCTTAGATTGTTATGATCACAAAGCGTTTGCAGTATGGAAgaataacaaatgtaaaaataaacaaagaactaACCGAacataatttagtttttcaaattCTTACTATAACTTTAAAGTAATGGGATCTGCTTCATGAGATGCAATTTAACCAGGTCACATTTAACACCTCAGGCAGGTTTCGATCAACAGTTCAGTGTTTGTCATACTCTTTATAGTATTAAGACTATTATGTATGTTATAGTCATGCTAGAGAGTAACAAACTAACAGATCAGTCTATACAACTTAATAGACCATTGATTCCCATAAGGAAAATTTCCCTCCAGAGGAGGAATCATTTTTAGGGAGATTCTTTTGCATCAATTAAGCATAGTgttttcatctaaaaaaaatgCTATGTCCATCTCCTCACAATTAACAAAACAGAACTGTGCTCATCTTTTCTGTAGTCTAAATATAAGTCTGGGTTGTTTCACCTGTTGTTTCCAATATAACTGCACAAAGTAATGATGTTTCTAGGTGCACTTCTGTGTAATATTGTCAAAGGATCCAAAATAAAGAATTTTGTTTTCCAACAGAGATCCTTAAGAAGCATGGGGATGAAGGTGTCCCAGATTTGGTCCATGTTATGCGAACGTTAGCGTCTGAGAGCATCCCAAACCTCCCACCTGGAGGAGAGCTGGCAAGCAAGTGAGTGCTCTTTGTGGTTAAAACCTCATCAATCAATTACAGGTTTTTATTTAGGACAGTTTAAGTTTGATCACTGGGTATCTTTTCCcatttgtttttacaaagtcaaaactaacatttaacaattgtGTACTTTTCTTTCCCTCAGACGAAGTGTTATTGAAGCGGTGTACAACAAGCTCAACCCCTACCGAAGTGATGACACAGTAAGTATCCCAGCTTGTCTTTAACTCTCTGTATGTTTGCATTTTTGGGGGCTAATGCATGCTTGTTGACATGTGATAAGCAAGTTTTAACCAATTTTCTGCATGTCAGTCGTATTCAACAAGATGGAACAAGGAAATAGGCTCCTTAccaagtgatttaaaaaaaaaaagagaagaaaatgcaTGTGATGACATAGTGACTATTATTGGTTATTTATTGTCCTTCTTCCCGATTTGAAACCAAAAGCCACATACAATTTATGAAAACTAATTTGTTGTAATTCTACAAATTTTCTGTGACACCAGCAGAAAATGATCAAATCGTTTCTCTCTAGACAGTCATAGTAATTCCTCAGTCTCACAACTTGCTTTAATTTTGACAAATTAGCACAAGTGCTTTGCAGGTCCAGTGCCAAAAGACTCAGTCTCTTACCACATGAGCTGATTTCAATAATTGGTGAGAGAGCTAATAAGGGGTATTAtctgacatttatttgaatgaaataaaaaactgcagTCTCTTACGTGCTGATTTAAAAGGAGCATTGCTCAGCAGTCCTTTGTGTACAAACAGACCACAAAGATAGCGCCCTAGTCTACTCGGATGTCGTGCTCAACATTTTTCATCAGATAAGTTCACTGGTTCAGCTCTCAAATTGTGCCCGTCTCATCTTGTCCTTGACCATGAAAAATTGGCAATTTGTTTTAGTATTTCATGTTTGTATGAAGATGGATGTTCTAAATTACTTTCCCACACTGATGTTTCTCAGAAATTGGTGTACCTTCAGAATGCTGCCAGAGCTCTTGACTTGTCTGTATTATTTGGTGCAGTCTCAATACAAAATGGGCTAAATTTAAGGTTTTGTTTGCCAACAGCTCACACAAAGCTTTTCATGTCAGAAAGTCAAATttagtttattaaaaatatttgcaGATTAATTCAGAGTGGCTCATAGAAACCATATACAGTGTTTGTTACTGTATTCAGTCAAACTCAGTGAGTAGTCATTTGTGCCTCCTTTGGCAGCATATCAATCTCAAGGTCTCCCAGAGCCATCTTTGTAATCGTTGCACATCTGGATGATGTTAAGTTGTTTCTAGATTTGCATGAATGGTAGAAACTGAACggtttaattaaaattattgCAATGTATCTTGATGCAATTCAAATTTGCAGTCTCTCTTAGACACAACAACTTAAACATTCTTGTTGTTGCACAGTAATTCAGAGCGAAAATAGGATATCTtatcaatacaattttaaaatcTTGTATTAGAAAGGGGACCGTGCTGTTACAAACACTGTGCACTGTGCTGGTCTTTTTAAAGCACTAGTATTTGGCCTTTCCAACCAGGTTCTCCTGTTGATTTAGCTAGTTTTCTTGTAACTGCAGCAAAAAAAGTGTATATTGTGATCAGAAACATACTTGACAGCACGCTGCACTGTGAATGAAAAGTTATCTGGTTTTATCATCGGACAACAGACTTGTTTTTGAGTCACGTTCTTTTATTAttcaaaaattcactatttataggctattaaaatgcagtgaaaataaaaaaaatatagtgtttcctcattgagatctttattacaaaatgaacaaaatatgcgctgccgtaatcttcAGCAGCGGAGCCGTCAGCAAGAAGCCGGTgctactaaacacaactgaccctcgtttttgttttttttctctaaaataaaataagaactatttaaaaaaacaatcatgttAAACAATAACTTAACCACCAATATATAATACTTAAGTCTGACAGGTTTTTGCCAGATGTAACataaaactatcaaacaaggcactgAGTCgtgaaagcttcataaaaaataaccagtaactcacatacaa
Proteins encoded in this window:
- the ppm1aa gene encoding protein phosphatase 1A isoform X1, translating into MGAFLDKPKMEKYNSHGEGNHLRYGLSSMQGWRVEMEDAHTSVIGLPHGLDLWSFFAVYDGHAGSQVAKYCCEHLLEHITSNSDFQSALQADTSVDSVKTGIRTGFLQIDEHMRTISEKKHGVDRSGSTAVGVMLSPSHTYFINCGDSRGILSRGGAVHFFTQDHKPSNPLEKERIQNAGGSVMIQRVNGSLAVSRALGDFDYKCVHGKGPTEQLVSPEPEVYAIERCEGEDEFIILACDGIWDVMANEELCDFVRSRLEVTDDLERVSNEIVDTCLYKGSRDNMSVVIICFPGAPKVSPEAVKREAELDKYLEARVEEILKKHGDEGVPDLVHVMRTLASESIPNLPPGGELASKRSVIEAVYNKLNPYRSDDTIFSVHHTTCRPSVFD
- the ppm1aa gene encoding protein phosphatase 1A isoform X3, with the protein product MGAFLDKPKMEKYNSHGEGNHLRYGLSSMQGWRVEMEDAHTSVIGLPHGLDLWSFFAVYDGHAGSQVAKYCCEHLLEHITSNSDFQSALQADTSVDSVKTGIRTGFLQIDEHMRTISEKKHGVDRSGSTAVGVMLSPSHTYFINCGDSRGILSRGGAVHFFTQDHKPSNPLEKERIQNAGGSVMIQRVNGSLAVSRALGDFDYKCVHGKGPTEQLVSPEPEVYAIERCEGEDEFIILACDGIWDVMANEELCDFVRSRLEVTDDLERVSNEIVDTCLYKGSRDNMSVVIICFPGAPKVSPEAVKREAELDKYLEARVEEILKKHGDEGVPDLVHVMRTLASESIPNLPPGGELASKRSVIEAVYNKLNPYRSDDTDSASTDDMW
- the ppm1aa gene encoding protein phosphatase 1A isoform X2; amino-acid sequence: MGAFLDKPKMEKYNSHGEGNHLRYGLSSMQGWRVEMEDAHTSVIGLPHGLDLWSFFAVYDGHAGSQVAKYCCEHLLEHITSNSDFQSALQADTSVDSVKTGIRTGFLQIDEHMRTISEKKHGVDRSGSTAVGVMLSPSHTYFINCGDSRGILSRGGAVHFFTQDHKPSNPLEKERIQNAGGSVMIQRVNGSLAVSRALGDFDYKCVHGKGPTEQLVSPEPEVYAIERCEGEDEFIILACDGIWDVMANEELCDFVRSRLEVTDDLERVSNEIVDTCLYKGSRDNMSVVIICFPGAPKVSPEAVKREAELDKYLEARVEEILKKHGDEGVPDLVHVMRTLASESIPNLPPGGELASKRSVIEAVYNKLNPYRSDDTDPNILFFRGFS